In Mesorhizobium sp. J428, the genomic window TGCGCACCGTTATGGCTCGAAGGATCAGGCTGACGGGCTCGCTGCTGCGCCCCTTGCCGCTCGACCGCAAGCGGCGCATCGCCGAAAAATTGCGGCACGAGGTTCTGCCGCTGGTCGGCACGAAAATCCGCCCGCGGATCGCGGCTGAATTCAATCTTGCCCGTGCCGCGGAGGCGCATCGCCTGCTCGAGGAGGGGCAGCAAATCGGCAAGATCGTATTGCGTGTGGCTGACCAGTGAGGCTTCGGTCGCCTGAAGGCAGCCTTTGGACAGAAGAGGTCGCACGAAAGGCGAGACGGCTTGAAGGTTTCTCTGTCCACCTGGCGGACTGAAGAGAGTGTCCACGCCACATCCGCGCCTGCGCCTGTAACATGCGCTGAGTGGTTCGACATGTACGGCTCGCGCGTCCGGAAGAGCAACGCGACCTCTGAACTGAATGCGATGGAGTGATCGATGTCCCTGATCTCGCTTGGATATATTGGTGTAAACTCCCGCCGTACCGACGAGTGGGCGTCATTCGCAACAAACCTTCTGGGAATGCAGCAGGTCGATCGTGGCGGGGCGGGGCGACTGTTCCGCATGGACGACCGGAAGCAGCGGCTCGTCGTAACTGGCGAAGGTGACGAGGGGCTTGCCTTCATGGGCTGGGAGACAGCGTCTTCAGCTCATCTGGATGCTTTCGCCTCCATGCTCGAAAACGCGGGTGTTGGGGTGAAGGAGCATGGCCCGGCGCTTGCCGATGAAAGGCATGTCGGAAGGTTGATTTCTTTCCATGACCCTGATGGCAACCGGCTGGAGGCTTTTTGCGACCCCGAGATTGCCGAAACGCCATTCCTGGCCGGGCGCCCGATCTCGGGCTTCAAGACAGGCACGCTGGGCATGGGCCACGCCGTGCTGCATGTCGAGAATGTGCAGGGTATCCTACATTTCTATCGCGACCTTCTCGGCTTTCGGGTCACCGATTACGGCCTCACGCCATACCCCCTCTATTTCTTCCATCTCAACGGGCGACACCACAGCTTCGCCATGGTCGGTTCGGGCCGCAAAGGGTTGCATCACTTCATGGTCGAGTTGCTGTCGCTGGATGATGTCGGGCAAGGCTACGATATCGCTCAGACAACGGATGGGCGCATCGCCTATACCCTTGGCCGCCATGCCAACGATCACATGCTGAGCTTCTACGCCACCACCCCGTCGGACTTCTTCGTCGAGTATGGATGGGGCGCGACAGTCATAGATCCGGAGACATGGAGACCGTTCGAAACGAGCGAGGGGCCGTCCACCTGGGGTCACGAGCGGCTTTATCTGCCGGAGACCTCTCCCGTGCGAACACGAATGCGCGAGATGCGCTTCAAGAATGCCGAGAACGGTTTCCGTGCACCGGATCCCGGTCCGAATTGTGCCTGGTTAGACAGGGTCGTGGGGCGCGAGTAGCTGCAGGTTTTATCCAGCGTGCGACCACAACGCGTCCTCCGGGTTTCAGGTTGCCTCCGGGTCGTCCACATCGCTCTCATCCAGGATGCTCGCGTGCTTCAGCACATCGAGGAAAAGTTGGACGGAAAGCATGATGATGCCGGATTTCTTGATTTTCCGGTCGTCAATCCAGGCCAGGACCATTTCGTCGAAAAACCCGAGCCAGGCCCGGACCGCCGCGACGAGATGCGGTTTGGGATTGGTCACGCCGTACATATCGCGCAGCACGAGAAGTATGAATTCGTGGCGCGAAGCTTCCCAGATTGCGCGCACCTCATTGCTGATGCTGCCGCGGACGTGGAACTTATAGGACGCGGGCCGTTGAACGATGACGTCCATATGCCTCGACAGGCATGCCGCGAGCTTCGCATCGGCTGTCGGCTCAGGGCGGCGCTCTTGGTGCACGAGGGCCAGGCGCTGAGCGGCTCGCCTCGAGACCTCCGCGTAGAAGGCCATTTTCGACTTGAAGTAGTGAAAGAGCAGTCCGTGTGCGACACCGGCCGCATTGGTAATTTCATCAACCGATACCTGGCCAAGTTCACGTTCGTTGAAAAGCACATCCCCTGCCTGGAGGAGCTTTTCGCGGGCAGCATCCGCCTTGGCGGCCGCATTGGGCGACCGCCTCCTGCCAACCTGATTGGATCTGGCACTGTCTGGTTTCATCAGGCGCATCCTGGGTTCGTCTGCGTGGGTCATAGCGCCTTCGACAGCTAATTGCATCGGTCACGTGGGCGGGGCCCGCGTGCCTTGCTGCCTGACGTTCTCCACTCGGCAGCGTGGGCTGTCCCCGCGAAGACCGAGGGACAAAAAGACAAGAAGCCAAGATTGACTGACAGTCAACGTTATGGTTGATTGACTGGCAGTCAGCTGAGTGGGAGGAGCTCATGACGAACAGCGCGGTAGAGGTGGCCATTATTGGCGCCGGCCCCGTAGGCCTTAGCGCCGCCGCCTTGCTTCAGAGGCTGGCTACCTCCTGCGTTGTGTTCGATCGCAATCCGTCGACTTCTTTTCATCCCCGCGGACACGTGATCACCGCGCGCACGATGGAAATCTTCCGACAGATTGGCATCGAGAACGAGATCAGCAGCGTTTCCTTACCGATCGAAAAGCATGCAGGCGTCGGTTTCATGACCAGCCTTTCGGGCGAGGAGATCGGCGTGATCTGGACCCGACCCGATCGCAGGCCGGAGCTCGAAGAACTCGCAATTAGCCCGTGCCTGAAGCGGTCCTGCCCCCAAGACATGCTGGAGCCAGTCTTGCGGCGGCATGTCGAATCCGTCCCCGGGCACGACTTGCGCTTCTCGACCGAGATCACGGCGATTCTCCAGCGCGACGATCGAGTTGATCTTCACTGGCGTGCCGCTGGCGGCGAAACCGGGACCTGTACCGCAAAGTATGTGATCGCGGCCGACGGCGCGCGCAGCTTTGCACGCGAGCAACTCGGAGTCGGAGCTAGCGGTGGCTCGATGGGCCAGCAGATCGGCGTCTACTTCAAAGCGGATCTGCTCCGCTTTACCAAGGGGCGGCCTTACCTGCTCTGGTGGATCTACAATGCGACCACGAGTGGCGTCTTCATATCGCTCGATGGCCGTTATCGCTGGACCTACAACTTCGCCTACGGCGAAACTGATAACAGGCAAGACTTTACGCGAGAGCGCTGCGAGGCGATCATCAAGGCCGCGATCGGCTCGCAGGATGTCGACATCGACATCCAGAGCATCATGCCTTGGAGAATGCAGGCTCGGATAGCCGACAAGTTCCAGAGCGGACGCGTCTTCTTTGCCGGCGATGCGGCCCATCCGCTGCCGCCCACCGGCGGGCAGGGAATGAACACCGGCATAGCCGACGTTCACAATCTGGCCTGGAAGCTTGCTCTCGTGCTGCGTGGGGACGCGCCAGCCGCAATCCTGGAGACGTATGGCGAGGAGCGAATGCCCATCGCGCGGTTCAACGTCGCCCAGAGCGTACGCAACGCCGAGAAGATGGCGGCTTCTGGATTGGCCGGCATGTTGTCGGACAACAAGGATGTGACCAGCAGGATCGAAAGTGACGAAAGCGATGTGGTAAGGGCACGCCTAGCCGCCGCAATTCCGGACCAAAGGGAGCACTTCGACTATCCTGGCCAGACGTTCGGATATGTCTACAGATCGGCCCTGATAGCAGACGACGGCGCCGAGTATGAACCTCACTCGGTTCGCGACTACATTCCGTCAGCGCGCCCCGGCCAACGTGCCCCGCATTTCTGGCTTGCTGGAAGGGAAGGCACGCTCATGTCCTCGCTCGATCTCTTTGCACTCTCCGAGTTCACCCTGTTGGTCGGAGCGGATGGGAAGCTTTGGAAGGATGCATTCAGCGAAGTTCTCGACGAACTCGGCCTCAGCGGGCGGGCGCACATCATCGAGAAGGATGATGGTCTGCGGGCGGTCGACGCCGACTGGCTTGAACTTTACGGCATCCAGTCGACGGGCGCAGTCCTGGTCCGCCCGGACGGACATGTGGCGTGGCGCGCGTCGTCGCAGCCTGATGATGTCAGTGACGACTTACGACGCGAGTTGCAGCGGGCGACCGGCAGGTTTGTAGACGCGCGGAAGGTCAGCATTCCGGCGGTTCCTCTTGCCGCTCAGGCGAAGTCGAACTTGCAGGTCACAGAGTAGGAGCCGCCACCGAACGTCGGATGATAACCGGCCACCTCATTCCATAGCATTCGTCATTACTTTCTCAGGGAGGAGAAGAAATGAAGACGATCATGAACGTGAAAGCGGCAGCAGTCGGTATGATTGCAGCCATGATCTGCGGCTCCGGCGGGTATGCGGCCGACAAGTCGGTGACATTTGCGCTGCCTGCCCAGTCGCTGCTGTTCAGCCCGTTCTACGTGGCCGATGACAAGGGTTTCTTCAAGGAAGAAGGATTGGACGTCAAGACGACCGTGGTGGCAGGCCCGGGAACCGTCACCGCGGTTCTGAGCGGCAGCGCGGATATCGGATCTATCGCGGGTGCCGTCATCGTGGCGGCGGCGGCGAAGAACCAGCGGGTCGACATCATCGGCCTGACCCAAAGTTCGTTCAGCACCGAAATCGTCCTGAGCAAGGAAGCGGCGGCGAAGACCGGCATCTCGCCGACGGCGAGCGATGCCGACCGGGCCAAGGCCCTCAAAGGTCTTACGATCGGAGTCGATGCTGTCGGTGGGCTTCCTCACGGATACCTGCGCTTCATCGCCAAAAAGGTGGGTCTGAATGCCGACAAGGACATGACCGTTACGCCGCTGCAGCCACCCGCAATGATCTCCGCGCTGCAGCAGGGGCGCATCGACGGGTTCGTCTTTTCTCAGCCCTTTACCTTGCAGGCGACAAATGAAGGCGCCGTCAAGTGGTTCTCCGGCATCCGTGGTGACCTGCCCGAGTTGAATCCAAATCTGTACAATGTCGTCATCGCGCATTCTGGATACTGCAAGGAGAATGCGGAGACCTGCACCAAGTTCATGAGGGCCGTCGGCAAAGCGATGACGCTCATCAAGGACAAGCCGGACGATGCGTTGGCATCGCTGCAAAAGGTGTTCGCCAAGATGCCGCCCGAAATACTGAAGGAATCTTTCAAGGCAACAGCCGGCCTCACGCTGCCGCAGGCGACTGTCAGTGAGCAGGCGGTGACGAATACAATAGACTATGCCAAGGCCGCCGGCATGATACCCGAGGGCACTCAGCTGCCCGAGGCCAAGAGCTTCTTCGATAACTCCTACATCAAGTGACATTCGATGATTGCTCTGCGCCCGGACCAGAGATTGGCGCCGGCAACGCCGGCGAGAGAGTCACGGCATGCGGTCCTGGATCGGCTCGTGGTCGTTGCTCTCTTGCTGGCGAGCTGGCAGATCGGCAGCGTCTACACCGGCCCACAATGGATAAGTTCTCCGCTGCTCGTCAGCGAACAGCTATTGCTGTGGTTCGGCTCGGGCGAGATCCTCTATCACCTGGGTTACACATTGCTGGCGGCGGTGCTCGGGTTCCTCATCGGAGCAATTCCGGGCGCAATTCTCCCGTTCGCCATACGTCGCTTGCCGTTCGTGGCAGCGGTTCTGGAGCCATTCATGCTGGCGGGGTATGCGATACCCAAACTCGCGCTCATTCCGATCCTCGTCATCTGGTTCGGCATCGGCATCTGGTCGAAGGTGGCGCTCGTTGCGAGCGTGAGCTTCTTTCTGGTCTACTTCAACACGATGGCCGGCGTGCGTTCCATATCGCCTCATCTGGTGCGCGTGGCCGAGATCATGGGAGCCAGCGATCGGCAGGTCTCTCGTCTCATTGTCTTTCCAGCGACGCTGGCCTTTGTATTCAACGGGATCAGAGTGTCTCTCCCGCTAAGCATCGGCGGCGCCGCCATAGCGGAGATGTTCACCTCCAATGCCGGTCTCGGCTACCTGATCCAACTCTCGGCAACCAACTTCGATCCCACCGGATCATTCGCGGCCCTCGCTGTGCTTGCTGCCCTGGTCGCAGGTGCGAACATCGTCGTCGATGTGCTGGAGGGCCGATTACAAGCTTGGAAGCCGAAAAATGACGACCTTCTGCACGGAGGATTGCCCACATGATGAATGAAGATCCCCTTTTCGAAGCTACGTGATCTCGGCAAGCGCTTCGCCTCGCAGAGTGGTCAGGAGAGCCCTTGGATAATAAAGGACCTTTCGTTCCACGTACGGGAGGGTGAGTTTCTGACGATTGTCGGACCTTCGGGCTCGGGCAAATCGACAATGCTCAACGCATTGGCTCAGATCGACAAGCCCACGACGGGCGCCATCCTGATGCGCCAGCAGGTTATTTCCGACGGCAACGGCCGGATGCTCAACCCGGGTTGGAACTGCGAGATCGGCTATGTCACCCAGGAAGACAATCTGATGCCGTGGCGCACGCTGGTCGACAACGTGCTCTTCCCGCTGCAGGTGCAGAACCGTCTGACATCCGCCACCCGACAGCGCGCTGCTGACCTGATGAAATCGGTTGGACTGGCCGGCTTCGAGAATTACTATCCGCACCAGCTTTCCGGCGGCATGCGCAAGCGTGCGGCACTCATCCGAACGCTAGCATACGACCCTCCTGTCATCTTGATGGACGAGCCGTTCGGCGCCGTCGATGCGCAGACGCGCATTTCCCTCCAGACCGACCTTCTCAACCTGTGGCAAGCTGGACGGAAGACGATCATCTTCGTGACGCACGATATCGGAGAAGCCATCGCGCTCGGCGATCGGACACTCGTTCTCACGAACTCGCCGGCACGCATCGCCGGCGAGTTCGACATCGATATTCCGCGCCCTCGCAGCATACACGACGTGTTTTCGATGCCCGGCTTTCCGAAGCTGTACAACAGCATCCGGTCAAAGGTGAACTAGTGGCAACCGCAGCAAGAACCGTTCCGTATGCGCCCGTAGCGATCGGGTTCACCTCTCAGGCTCTAAGGCTTCTTGGGGCAAGGGTCGCGCTGCTGCTGGCCTTGATCGGTGGCTGGCAGCTCCTTTCGAACCGAGTTGGGCCATACGCGCTGTCTCAGCCGGCGGACGTGTTCGCCCGGCTCGTGGAACTGGCGACGTCAGGCGAACTGTTCCAGATGACCGCGACGACCTTGAGCGTCGTGGTGCTCGGGCTCTGTTTCGGCGGCGGCCTGGGCATTGGCTTGCCCTTCCTGCTCAGTCTTTCACCCCGCCTTACGCGCACCGTCGAGCCCATCGTCAAGGTCCTGATGGGCGTCCCCAAGCTGGCTCTGAGCCCGATCATCATTTTGTGGTTCGGTATCGGCATCGAGGCGAAGGTGGTGCTTGTCTCGCTGATGGTCTTCTTCATGCTCTTCGTCTCGACCTTCGCTGGCATCAGGTCGGTCGATGTCAAGTTGTTGATGATGGGGAGAATTCTGGGCGCTCCGGCCGGTCGGCTCATCCGCGAAGTATTGTGGAATTCCGCCCTTCCATTCGTGATGGCTGCGTTAAAGACAGCCATTCCGTGGGCCATCAATGCCGCGATCGTCGCCGAGTTTCTAGCGTCCGACTCCGGCCTCGGACACTACATTCATTCTTCCTACGACTCGGCCGATATGGCCGGCGCGATTTCGGGGGTCGTCGCCGTAACCGTGCTGATGGTCCTCATCGATTTCGCGTTTGCAGGTCTGCAGCGGTTCCTTCTGCGATGGCAGCCGGTCGACACGCGGGCGATCTATTGAGGGCGAGCGGAGACGTGCGATGAGACTCTTTTTTGCGCCTGGGGCATGTTCAATCGGCATACGGTTCCTTCTTGAGGAGATCGGAAAGCCCTTCGACACGGTCCGACTGAACTTCCGCGAAGGTGACCAGTTCAAGCCGGAATATGTCGCGATCAACCCCAAGTCCAAAGTCCCGGCACTGCAGCGTGAGGACGGGTCGGTGCTCACGGAATATCCGGTGGTCGCGCTGTGGCTGGCACGCACGAACCCAGACAGGAACTTGCTGCCGCCCGATCTCGAGGGCGAGATCCAGACATTGGAGATGCTCGACTACGTCGTCAGCACGATCCACATGCAAGGGCTGTCCAGAATGCTCCGGCCAGCCAAATTTGCAGTGAACGAAACTGACCATCAAGCCGTCGTCAGCGCTGGGCGCGAGATCGTCGTCAAGGCCTATCATATCGTCGCTGATCGGCTCGGCGAGCGACCGTTCATCATGGGCAACAATCTGACGATCGCCGACAGTGCGCTCTTCTACACTCTTTTCTGGGCGATAGACCGACAGAAAGTTGATCTGCCCAAGAACGTCTCCGCCTACTACGCACGCCTCAAGTCACGCGCGACCGCACAGAAATGCTTCGCCGATGAGGGTATCGTCGTCGGTTGTGCTAAATCGGATCCGCGTCAGTTATTTCGCGCACCGCAGACCTCGTGACACAGCATCCGATCGGCCGCCGAGCCCTCCCGCACCGTCAAGGGAAGGTGGCAACCATGACGTTCAACCCAACCGGCAGGTATCTGATCGCTGTGCTCTGAAGCGGGGCGGCGAGGCGTTGACAATCCGCGAATAGTCTGCCCAATATGAGTAGTTGGACATCTTGACCATATTGTGGGCAATCTTCCAACGGGAGGATCGAAGCCACGCTGCCACACAAGCCCGAATGAGGGGCCGGACTGGCGTGCGCTGATTTTTGAAATCAGGAGGAGGACGTAATGAAAGTCACCCGACGATCATTGTTGAAGGGCGGGGCCGGGATCGCCGCCGCAGGCAGCAGCATTTTCCAGGTGAACATTGGCAATGCCGCGGGCCTTGGCCATGGCGGGAGCCCACGTGTCGCCGATGTCGTCGTTGTGGGTTGCGGCTCGGCGGGCCTTGGCGCCGCAGTCGCCGCCGCAGAGGCAGGCGCGTCGGTTATTGTCCTCGAGGCGCAACCTCACATCGGGGGACGCGGCATCGTCAGCTCAGGCAACATTCCCCTGGGAGGCGGAACCCCTGCCCAGACGGCGGCCGGCGTCGTGGACACGCCAGATCTTCTGTTTCGCGATCTCACCGACTGGTCCATCGTCCAGTCGAACGGCTTTCCGAGCTACCGCTACAACGATCGCGAGGTCATCCGGGCTTTCGCCGACATCAACCTCACCATTTACGACTTTCTGGTCCGCCATGGCGTCAGGTGGACGAGAAGCACGGTCGACAACGTCGGCGGCAATGAGGTCGGCAATTCGGTCAACCGCATGATGCACACGGCGATCATGGACTACGTCTCGGTCCGGACCGGCTTGCAGGCCCCGAGTCGCAACGTCTGACGACGTCTCAAGGGCCCGGCTTCATATATCCGCTGGAGGCCGCAGCAAAAGCTCGTGGGGTGAAGATCCTGCTGAATCACCGCCTGGAGTCGCTGCACCGGATGCACCATGGCGTGACCGCGGTCAAAGCCACTCATCAAGGCCGCACCGTCAACATTCAGGCACGCAAGGGCATAGTGATCGCGAGCGGCGGCGGAAACGGGAATGTCGAATACCGCCGGATGTTCGACCCGCGGCTCACCGCGGAGTATTGCGGCGTCGCCGGCGAGCCCTATTCCTTCCAGGACGCCAGCGGCATCCTCGCAGGGCTGAATGTCGGCGCCTCGCTTGCGGGCACGCACAACCAGACCGGCGAGTTCGGCACCAACATCACCAAGCCAAGCCGCATCGGAACGCGGTATAACTACTCGTTCCTGGAGTGGCTGCCCACCAGCGTTGTCTTCCCGCTTGCGAAAGCCAGGGGACTAAGCGTCAACAACTTCCAGGACGTGATCCATGTCAACATGATCGGGAAGCGATTCTACGACGAGACGGGGGGCCAATTCGGGACGAACAGCGCTCGTTCGGTCAACCCGTACGTTCAAGACAGCTACCTCAACGCCAAAAACATCACATGGAACCCGCAAAACTGGATCAACGCCGCGATGGCTGGAATCGGCGACGGCCACAACGGCGGCGGCCCGATCTGGGCCATCTTCGATGAAACGACCAGGGCCCGCAGGAATTGGAATGTGGCGCCGCCGTATGTCGATCCTGACGGTTTCTTC contains:
- a CDS encoding VOC family protein; its protein translation is MSLISLGYIGVNSRRTDEWASFATNLLGMQQVDRGGAGRLFRMDDRKQRLVVTGEGDEGLAFMGWETASSAHLDAFASMLENAGVGVKEHGPALADERHVGRLISFHDPDGNRLEAFCDPEIAETPFLAGRPISGFKTGTLGMGHAVLHVENVQGILHFYRDLLGFRVTDYGLTPYPLYFFHLNGRHHSFAMVGSGRKGLHHFMVELLSLDDVGQGYDIAQTTDGRIAYTLGRHANDHMLSFYATTPSDFFVEYGWGATVIDPETWRPFETSEGPSTWGHERLYLPETSPVRTRMREMRFKNAENGFRAPDPGPNCAWLDRVVGRE
- a CDS encoding TetR/AcrR family transcriptional regulator is translated as MKPDSARSNQVGRRRSPNAAAKADAAREKLLQAGDVLFNERELGQVSVDEITNAAGVAHGLLFHYFKSKMAFYAEVSRRAAQRLALVHQERRPEPTADAKLAACLSRHMDVIVQRPASYKFHVRGSISNEVRAIWEASRHEFILLVLRDMYGVTNPKPHLVAAVRAWLGFFDEMVLAWIDDRKIKKSGIIMLSVQLFLDVLKHASILDESDVDDPEAT
- a CDS encoding FAD-dependent monooxygenase, whose protein sequence is MTNSAVEVAIIGAGPVGLSAAALLQRLATSCVVFDRNPSTSFHPRGHVITARTMEIFRQIGIENEISSVSLPIEKHAGVGFMTSLSGEEIGVIWTRPDRRPELEELAISPCLKRSCPQDMLEPVLRRHVESVPGHDLRFSTEITAILQRDDRVDLHWRAAGGETGTCTAKYVIAADGARSFAREQLGVGASGGSMGQQIGVYFKADLLRFTKGRPYLLWWIYNATTSGVFISLDGRYRWTYNFAYGETDNRQDFTRERCEAIIKAAIGSQDVDIDIQSIMPWRMQARIADKFQSGRVFFAGDAAHPLPPTGGQGMNTGIADVHNLAWKLALVLRGDAPAAILETYGEERMPIARFNVAQSVRNAEKMAASGLAGMLSDNKDVTSRIESDESDVVRARLAAAIPDQREHFDYPGQTFGYVYRSALIADDGAEYEPHSVRDYIPSARPGQRAPHFWLAGREGTLMSSLDLFALSEFTLLVGADGKLWKDAFSEVLDELGLSGRAHIIEKDDGLRAVDADWLELYGIQSTGAVLVRPDGHVAWRASSQPDDVSDDLRRELQRATGRFVDARKVSIPAVPLAAQAKSNLQVTE
- a CDS encoding ABC transporter substrate-binding protein, with product MKTIMNVKAAAVGMIAAMICGSGGYAADKSVTFALPAQSLLFSPFYVADDKGFFKEEGLDVKTTVVAGPGTVTAVLSGSADIGSIAGAVIVAAAAKNQRVDIIGLTQSSFSTEIVLSKEAAAKTGISPTASDADRAKALKGLTIGVDAVGGLPHGYLRFIAKKVGLNADKDMTVTPLQPPAMISALQQGRIDGFVFSQPFTLQATNEGAVKWFSGIRGDLPELNPNLYNVVIAHSGYCKENAETCTKFMRAVGKAMTLIKDKPDDALASLQKVFAKMPPEILKESFKATAGLTLPQATVSEQAVTNTIDYAKAAGMIPEGTQLPEAKSFFDNSYIK
- a CDS encoding ABC transporter permease — protein: MVVALLLASWQIGSVYTGPQWISSPLLVSEQLLLWFGSGEILYHLGYTLLAAVLGFLIGAIPGAILPFAIRRLPFVAAVLEPFMLAGYAIPKLALIPILVIWFGIGIWSKVALVASVSFFLVYFNTMAGVRSISPHLVRVAEIMGASDRQVSRLIVFPATLAFVFNGIRVSLPLSIGGAAIAEMFTSNAGLGYLIQLSATNFDPTGSFAALAVLAALVAGANIVVDVLEGRLQAWKPKNDDLLHGGLPT
- a CDS encoding ABC transporter ATP-binding protein — protein: MKIPFSKLRDLGKRFASQSGQESPWIIKDLSFHVREGEFLTIVGPSGSGKSTMLNALAQIDKPTTGAILMRQQVISDGNGRMLNPGWNCEIGYVTQEDNLMPWRTLVDNVLFPLQVQNRLTSATRQRAADLMKSVGLAGFENYYPHQLSGGMRKRAALIRTLAYDPPVILMDEPFGAVDAQTRISLQTDLLNLWQAGRKTIIFVTHDIGEAIALGDRTLVLTNSPARIAGEFDIDIPRPRSIHDVFSMPGFPKLYNSIRSKVN
- a CDS encoding ABC transporter permease, translating into MATAARTVPYAPVAIGFTSQALRLLGARVALLLALIGGWQLLSNRVGPYALSQPADVFARLVELATSGELFQMTATTLSVVVLGLCFGGGLGIGLPFLLSLSPRLTRTVEPIVKVLMGVPKLALSPIIILWFGIGIEAKVVLVSLMVFFMLFVSTFAGIRSVDVKLLMMGRILGAPAGRLIREVLWNSALPFVMAALKTAIPWAINAAIVAEFLASDSGLGHYIHSSYDSADMAGAISGVVAVTVLMVLIDFAFAGLQRFLLRWQPVDTRAIY
- a CDS encoding glutathione S-transferase family protein codes for the protein MRLFFAPGACSIGIRFLLEEIGKPFDTVRLNFREGDQFKPEYVAINPKSKVPALQREDGSVLTEYPVVALWLARTNPDRNLLPPDLEGEIQTLEMLDYVVSTIHMQGLSRMLRPAKFAVNETDHQAVVSAGREIVVKAYHIVADRLGERPFIMGNNLTIADSALFYTLFWAIDRQKVDLPKNVSAYYARLKSRATAQKCFADEGIVVGCAKSDPRQLFRAPQTS
- a CDS encoding FAD-dependent oxidoreductase; translation: MKGGAGIAAAGSSIFQVNIGNAAGLGHGGSPRVADVVVVGCGSAGLGAAVAAAEAGASVIVLEAQPHIGGRGIVSSGNIPLGGGTPAQTAAGVVDTPDLLFRDLTDWSIVQSNGFPSYRYNDREVIRAFADINLTIYDFLVRHGVRWTRSTVDNVGGNEVGNSVNRMMHTAIMDYVSVRTGLQAPSRNV
- a CDS encoding FAD-binding protein — protein: MEAAAKARGVKILLNHRLESLHRMHHGVTAVKATHQGRTVNIQARKGIVIASGGGNGNVEYRRMFDPRLTAEYCGVAGEPYSFQDASGILAGLNVGASLAGTHNQTGEFGTNITKPSRIGTRYNYSFLEWLPTSVVFPLAKARGLSVNNFQDVIHVNMIGKRFYDETGGQFGTNSARSVNPYVQDSYLNAKNITWNPQNWINAAMAGIGDGHNGGGPIWAIFDETTRARRNWNVAPPYVDPDGFFFQANSLEELAAKIVMPYQRVPMPPSNLVETVTSA